One window from the genome of Montipora foliosa isolate CH-2021 chromosome 5, ASM3666993v2, whole genome shotgun sequence encodes:
- the LOC138002681 gene encoding uncharacterized protein: protein MRLQYIFHGNDKGKHVKSNWVPPVQPSVALESYLENIKVRLAEITVQKPKYNFSRKEYMAVKELKQNTAINLKKADKGSTTVILNITDTLQEGLIQLNHRDHYLPLEKPMVAETLQKAKELISQLHNDKYIDDMTKEWLSQTLNPPRIPIFYTLTKIHKPKPVGRPIISGCDGPTESIFVDHLLQPIAMRQKSYIKDTTDFLNFFEETIIPQDTILVSMDFTSLHTNIPQEEGIQIVCSAYENFHNNNPPIPSHYLKEMLGLILKENSFEFKGENYLQTHGTAMGTKMAVAFVSIFMAEIETNLLNQIRIKPIAWKRYIDDVFSLCDTKR from the coding sequence ATGCGTCTCCAATACATATTTCACGGAAACGACAAGGGAAAACATGTAAAATCGAACTGGGTTCCACCAGTACAACCCTCTGTTGCCCTTGAAAGCTACTTGGAAAACATCAAAGTTAGACTTGCTGAAATAACAGTGCAAAAGCCAAAATACAATTTTTCACGCAAGGAATATATGGCAGTGAAAGAGTTGAAACAAAACACGGCTATAAACCTAAAAAAAGCCGATAAAGGGAGCACAACAGTGATCCTCAATATAACCGACACACTTCAAGAAGGCCTGATCCAACTTAACCACAGGGACCACTATCTGCCCCTTGAAAAACCAATGGTCGCGGAAACACTGCAAAAAGCAAAAGAGCTCATTTCTCAGCTCCACAATGACAAATATATCGATGACATGACAAAAGAATGGCTTTCACAAACTCTCAATCCACCAAGGATACCTATCTTCTATACCTTAACTAAAATCCACAAACCCAAACCGGTCGGAAGACCAATTATCTCAGGTTGTGATGGGCCAACCGAAAGCATATTTGTGGATCACTTATTACAGCCTATTGctatgcgacaaaaatcgtataTCAAAGACACAACTGATTTCTTAAATTTCTTTGAGGAGACAATAATTCCACAGGATACTATTTTGGTATCTATGGATTTCACAAGCTTGCACACGAACATCCCACAAGAGGAGGGAATTCAAATAGTATGCAGTGCATATGAGAATTTTCACAACAATAATCCTCCTATACCATCTCACTATCTTAAAGAAATGCTAGGCCTCATACTTAAAGAAAATTCCTTTGAGTTCAAAGGGGAAAATTATCTCCAGACTCATGGGACGGCTAtgggaacaaaaatggcggTCGCTTTTGTCAGCATATTCATGGCCGAAATCGAAACCAACCTACTGAACCAAATTAGGATAAAGCCTATAGCATGGAAACGTTATATCGATGACGTTTTCTCGCTTTGTGATACAAAAAGATAG